The DNA window GTCGGCCGGGAAGGGACGGGGCAGCGCCTTCGCCCCTCACCCTCACCGTCGGGACGGGCTCTTTGTGACGGGCGTGCAGCCATGATGACGCAGATCGAGCATGCATTGAGTTCTTATCAGATCACTGGAGATGTTCCAGGGCGGCCGTCGCCGCGGTCCGCTACGGCCACGACCAGTTCCCTCCTCGTCGAAAGGTGCATTTTGCACTCGAGAACGACGGTTGGAGCTGCACTTTCGAGTGCAAAGTGCACGTCTCGACGTCAGGGGACGCCCGCCCCGGCCGCCGACTGGCCCGCGGCACCCCTCACAGGGGCCCGCGGCGGCGCGGGTTGTCCAAATCTGCCACAAAGGCCTCGATCGAGCCGAGGCGCGCGAGAAGAATCGTTGATATTCCGCGCTTTTCTTCGCGGCCGATACCGCCGCGGGGCGCCTTTGTGGCAGATTTGGACACGGCCTCGCCCCGGACCGCCCCAGGAGTCCCACCAGCACCACCATGCGCCCGCCCATCCCTCTTGCCGCGCCGACTCGGACCTACTGACCCGAGCCCACGGACCACCGTTCCCGGCAAGAAAGGCTCAATGCGAGCTCAGCTCGCCGAAATCCACCTCAGCTCGCACGATGTGAGCTCAGCTTGACAAAATCCACCTCAGCTCGATTCTTGCGAGCTCAGCTCGCACAATGTGAGCTGAGGTGACATCACCGAATCGACTCTCCCCGGGCGGTGACGCTCAGTTCGTCGTCGGCGGCGGCCCGGTTGGCGCGGACGCATCGACTCCCCCGGGCGGTGACGCTCAGAAGAGCCGGACCCGACGGACACTGAGACTTTCTCACCAGGAGCCGCGGCCCGAAGGCCAGGACTATCCTGGTGAGAAAGTCTCAGTGTCCGTCATCTGGAACCAACCTCTTCGAGGCGTGAGACCGGTGCGGCAGGCCTCTCGGTGCGGCAGGCCTCTCGGTGCGGCAGGCCTCTCGGTGCGGCAGGCCTCTCGGTGCGGCAGGCCTCTCGGTGCGGCAGGCCTCTCAGAAGGGGCGGGGCGGCGGCCCAGAAGGCGACCGTCCAGAAGGCGGCGGCTCAGAAGGCGGGGACGAAGACCTCCACGCGGCGGTTGAGCTGGCGGCCGGCCGGGTTGTCCGAACCGTCCGAGTTCTCATTGGGCGCCACGGGCCTGGTCTCGCCGAAGCCGGTCGCGTCCAGGCTCGTCGTCACGCCGTTGGCCCTGAGCGCCTCGACCACCGCCTGGGCCCGCTGCTCGGACAGGGTCTGGTTGAAGGCGTCGTCGGAGACCGAGTCGGTGTGGCCGTAGACGTGCGCCGTCGGCGCCCCGGCATCCTTGAGCAGCGTCGACAGCTCCGAGATGGTCTGGGCGGAGTCCTCGCGCACCTGGAAGGACCCGAAGTCGAACAGCAGCTCGTCCTCCAGCGTGATGACGGTCCCGCAGGATTCGATCGGCTGAATGGCGTCGAGAGTGGGGAAGTTCCCCAGGGGCTTGATCGGGGGCAGGGGATCGGCCTTGACCGTGCGCAAGCCTTCGTTATTGATATTGACCTGGGCATCGCCGCGGCCGTCGTTCCCGACGTACAGGCCCGTCCGGGAATTGGTGTAATTGCCCGACCCGTCGCCGTTGTTGACGATGGTGATCTCGCCGCTGCGGTAGGTGCCTGAACCGTCGCCGTTATTGGCAATGGACTCACCGGTCCGCGAGTTGTTGTAGGTACCCGATCCATCACCATTGATGGCGACGGTGATCTCGTTATCACGGTAGGTGCCCGACCCGTCACCATTGACGGTGATCGTGGTCCTCCCGTCGCGGTAGGTGCCCGACCCGTCACCATTGTTGGTGATAGTGACCTCGCCGTTGTTGTAAACGCCCGATCCGTCGCCGTTATTGGCCACCGAGGAGCCGTCGTCGGAGCGGATCACGCCGCTGCCATCCCCCACGACGGTGGACCTGCCGTTGAAGACGCCGTTCTGGTCGCAGCGGGCCGGGGAGACGGTGATGCCCGGCCGGGAGGTGAGATTCTTGGTCAGGTCCGGGGTGAAAACGCCGGTCGACGCCGTCAGGAGGGACAGGTCGGGCAGGGCGAACAGCGGCACTGGCGGGATCTGCCCCTCCGCGTAGCCGGGCACGGCGTACTTGCTGTCGGTGGTGGGGGCCGCGGTGGCAGTCCTGCTCGGAGCCGCGGTGCTGTTCCTGCTCGGAGCCGGCGTCTCCGACGGCGAGGCTGGGGCCTGGGCGGACGTCGGGGCCGGGGCGCCGGCGGTGTCGGCGCCGCCCGAGCAGGCTGTCACGGCGAGGGTCAGGACGACGGCGAGGGCCAGGACCGGGCGGAGGCGCGGGAACTGGGGATGCTTCATGGTTGTTCACCTCTGGTGGTCGGTTTCATTCGGTGTTGCGCCGTCAAGGGGCGACGACGTCGGTCAAGTCGGGTGGGACGGGGGTCGGGTAGGCGGTGCGGGGTCGGGTGGGTGTAGGGGTCGGGTAGGCGTGGGGGTCGGGTGGGCGGTGCGGGAGTCGAGCGGGCGGAACGGGGGTCGGGTGGGTGTAGGGGTCGGGCGGGCGGAACGGGAGTCGGGCGGGACGGGGCTGGCGCGGTCGGGCGGGTGCGGGGTCGGGCCCGGCGGGTTCCGGCGCAGCCGGCTCGGGACCGGGGCGCGGGGTCGGTCAGTTCCGGTGGGGGACGACGTCGGTATTGGCCCCGGAGTCGCGCACGACGGGGGCGACGTCGCCTCCCCATTCGACCGTGGCGTTGCCGGCCCGGGAGTCGACCGTCACGGTGTCCACGGAGCAGACGTGGACGTCGGCATTGGCGCCGTCGATGACGAGGTTGTCGACGCGGTTCACGTAGACGGTCATGTTCGACCCCGAGACGGTGAGTGTCGTCAGGTCTTCCTGGATCCGGATGGTCTTGTTGATCTGGTCGGCCCGATAGGTGTCGGAGTCGACGGCGACGAGGGTGGCCGAGGACGCCATCTCATCGAGCCAGGAGCAGTCCGACGCCGCCGCGCCCGAGCCGGCGCGGCCGCCCGAACCGCCCGAGCCGGCGGTGGCGGAGTCGCGCGAACCGGCCGTGGGCGCGACCCTCGCGCCGGGCGCCGAGCCCGGCCCGGAGGCGCCGTCCGTGGGTGCCGCGGCGGAATTCAAGGCGCCGTCCGCGGACGCACCGGGGCCGCTGGCCTCGACACTGATCGAGACGTCCCCGGTGGCCTCGGCGGTGGCGATCCGGGAGCCGCCCGCGGGCGCGGTGGTGGCGGAATTGCTGGCGGACAGGCTCACCTCGCATGCGCCCACGCCCGCCAGGCCGAGAACGGCCAAGAGGGCGGCGCCGGCGCGCAGCGCGCGGGTGCTGCGGGCAGTACGGGTGCGGGCAGTACGGAAGGTGTGGACGGCGTTGGCGGCGCTGTCAGTGCGGGCCATGTCAGTGTGGACGGCTTCGGCGGCGCTGTCAGTGCGGGCCGCGTCAGTGTGGACGGCTTCGGCGGCGCTGTCAGTGCGGGCCGCGTCAGTGCGGACGGCTTCGGCGGCGCTGTCAGTGCGGGCCATGTCAGTGTGGACGGCATTGGCGGCGCGGGCGGCGCGAATCTTCGGTGCCATGGGAATTCTCCATCATCGGGTTCATCGTCGTCGGGTTCTGCGAATCGTCGGAGCCGGTCGCCGTCGTCCCCGACGGTCTCGCTCCTCGCATTCGATAACCTATATCCGCCCCCGTCGCAGCCCCGTCGCCCCGGTGTCGCAATCATGCGACAGGCCCGCCGCCGGGCGGCCCGGCCACGGGCAGCGCGAGCCAGACCCGGGTGCCCACGCCCTCGCGGGAGGCCATGCGCACCGTCCCGCCGTGGCGCTGGACGATGGTGCGCACCAGCGACAGCCCCAGCCCCGAGCCCGGCAGGCCCTGGGCGTTGGAGGCCCGCCCGAGCTCGCGGAAGACGAGCTCACGATCCGCCTCGGGCACGCCGATGCCGGTGTCGGCCACCTCGATCGTCACCACTCCGCGCTCCTCGCGTCCGCGCACCTCGACGACGCCGCCGGGCGGGGTGTACTTGGCCGCATTGGACACGACGTTGTAGACGGCCGAGTAGAGCAGGTCGCCGTCGCCGCGCACGTGAGGCAGGGGCCAGGGCACCCGGGGCAGGTCGAGGCGCAGCCGCACCGCCGCGCCGCGCCCGGCCGCCTCCTCCATCACGGCGCCGACGGCGTCGGTCACTGTCTCGGCGAGGTCGACGTCCTCCAGGGCCAGGGACGCCGTCTCCAGCTCGGCGAGCTTGCGCAGGTCGGTGAGCAGGCGGCTCATACGCCGCGACTGGGCGTCGACGACCTCCAGATTGACGACAACACCCGGCGGGGCCCCCGGCGAGGCGTCGGCGACGGCGGCGCGCACCGCCGTCAGGGGATTCTTGAGCTCGTGGTCCAGGCGCCGCAGGAACTGGCGGTGCCGGGTCCGGGCCTCCTCCTCGCTGCGGACGCGGGCCAGGCGGGCGTCCCGCGCCCCCCGCGCCCGCACCGCCGCCACGAGGGCGGCCGCACCCAGGAGGATCCCGCCGGCCTGCGCGGTCACGAGCCACAGGGGCGCCCGCACGAGCAGTTCGACGTCGCCGGCGCCCAGGCGCAGGCCCAGGACGGCGGCGATCAGGACCCCGACGGGAACGAGCCAGACCAGCAAGGGGCGGAGCCGCCCGGCACCGCCCGGTCGGCCTGGGCCTTCCGGGAGGTCCGGGCGGCCCGCCGGAAGATCCGGGCGCCCCGCCGGGCGGTCCGGACGCCCCGCTGGAAGATCGGGACGCCCCGCCGGGTGGTCCGGGCGGCCTTCCGGGCGGTCCGGGAACCCGCCCGGGGCCGGACCCGACGGGGCGGGGCGGCGCCGTCGGCTCATGCGTGGACCTGCGCGCGGAACCGGTAGCCGACCGACGGGACGGTCTCGATGTAGACCGGCTCGGAGGCGTCGTCGCCCAGGGCCCGGCGGATCTCGCGGATGCGGTGGTCGACGGCGCGCGTGGAGGAGGCGAAATCGATGCCCCACAGGGCCGACAGGAGGGCGTTGCGGGTGTGGAGCTCGCCGGGATGGCTCATGAGGTAGTCCAGGAGCGTGACCGCCTTGGGCGTCAGGT is part of the Actinomyces sp. oral taxon 414 genome and encodes:
- a CDS encoding OmpA family protein; its protein translation is MKHPQFPRLRPVLALAVVLTLAVTACSGGADTAGAPAPTSAQAPASPSETPAPSRNSTAAPSRTATAAPTTDSKYAVPGYAEGQIPPVPLFALPDLSLLTASTGVFTPDLTKNLTSRPGITVSPARCDQNGVFNGRSTVVGDGSGVIRSDDGSSVANNGDGSGVYNNGEVTITNNGDGSGTYRDGRTTITVNGDGSGTYRDNEITVAINGDGSGTYNNSRTGESIANNGDGSGTYRSGEITIVNNGDGSGNYTNSRTGLYVGNDGRGDAQVNINNEGLRTVKADPLPPIKPLGNFPTLDAIQPIESCGTVITLEDELLFDFGSFQVREDSAQTISELSTLLKDAGAPTAHVYGHTDSVSDDAFNQTLSEQRAQAVVEALRANGVTTSLDATGFGETRPVAPNENSDGSDNPAGRQLNRRVEVFVPAF
- a CDS encoding sensor histidine kinase → MLVWLVPVGVLIAAVLGLRLGAGDVELLVRAPLWLVTAQAGGILLGAAALVAAVRARGARDARLARVRSEEEARTRHRQFLRRLDHELKNPLTAVRAAVADASPGAPPGVVVNLEVVDAQSRRMSRLLTDLRKLAELETASLALEDVDLAETVTDAVGAVMEEAAGRGAAVRLRLDLPRVPWPLPHVRGDGDLLYSAVYNVVSNAAKYTPPGGVVEVRGREERGVVTIEVADTGIGVPEADRELVFRELGRASNAQGLPGSGLGLSLVRTIVQRHGGTVRMASREGVGTRVWLALPVAGPPGGGPVA